The following proteins come from a genomic window of Salvia hispanica cultivar TCC Black 2014 chromosome 4, UniMelb_Shisp_WGS_1.0, whole genome shotgun sequence:
- the LOC125222943 gene encoding uncharacterized protein LOC125222943, whose amino-acid sequence MAKDQPFYLSLRRSCYLLLFLSFFSSFLFICWSYFSNRCYADVQIAVEADKRELNLLSFQAAWNSLHFPSEPPSRLLKLAVFVKKWPDKHHAGGLERHAMTLHQDLARRGHELHVFTSSSTNVTSIENLHFHLSQPTAAGYLDQATIWKQFQAEDSTGRPFDVVHTESVGLMHFRARNLNNIAVSWHGIAYESIHSDIIQELLRAPQDKQSSILAERVTKVVEEIQFFPRYAHHVATSDHVGDVLKRIYMLPEERVHIILNGVDEDIFKPEAYSGEDLKLAFGIQEPTPLILGIAGRLVKDKGHPLIFEALKQIFNESSKFKEDVVVLVAGDGPWGARYKELGSNLRVLGPLDQAQLARFYNVIDIFVNPTLRAQGLDHTLLEAMLVGKPLMATKLASITGSVVISQEIGYTFSPTVDMLKKALYDVWKDGRVTLQKKGQLARERALKLFTATKMAAAYERLFLCIAENTKVRNGHCTYTNN is encoded by the coding sequence ATGGCTAAGGACCAACCCTTCTACCTGAGTTTGCGCCGCAGTTGCTACCTGCTTCTCTTTCTGTCGTTCTTCTCCTCGTTCCTGTTCATCTGTTGGTCTTACTTCTCCAACCGCTGCTATGCCGATGTCCAGATTGCAGTCGAGGCAGATAAGAGAGAGTTGAACCTTCTTTCGTTTCAAGCTGCATGGAATTCGCTTCACTTTCCTTCTGAGCCACCTTCAAGATTGCTCAAGCTAGCTGTTTTCGTCAAGAAATGGCCTGACAAGCACCACGCTGGAGGGCTGGAGCGCCATGCCATGACTCTGCATCAGGATCTTGCCAGACGGGGACACGAGCTCCACGTGTTCACATCTTCCTCGACTAATGTAACCTCGATAGAGAATTTACATTTCCACCTCTCACAGCCAACGGCTGCTGGTTATCTAGACCAAGCTACAATCTGGAAGCAGTTTCAGGCTGAGGATTCTACTGGGAGACCTTTCGATGTGGTTCACACAGAGAGTGTTGGCCTGATGCATTTTAGAGCGAGAAATCTTAACAACATAGCTGTTAGTTGGCATGGAATTGCATATGAATCTATACATTCTGACATCATTCAGGAACTGCTGCGGGCTCCTCAAGACAAGCAGTCATCCATTTTGGCCGAAAGGGTAACCAAGGTTGTGGAAGAAATACAATTCTTCCCACGTTATGCTCACCATGTTGCCACTAGTGATCATGTGGGAGATGTCCTGAAACGGATCTACATGTTACCTGAGGAGCGCGTTCACATTATTTTGAACGGTGTTGATGAGGATATTTTCAAGCCAGAGGCTTATAGTGGTGAAGATCTCAAGTTGGCATTTGGGATTCAAGAACCTACGCCACTAATTCTTGGAATTGCAGGAAGGTTGGTGAAAGACAAAGGACATCCCCTGATATTCGAAgcattaaaacaaattttcaacGAGAGTTCAAAATTCAAGGAAGATGTCGTAGTTCTAGTGGCTGGAGATGGTCCCTGGGGTGCGAGATACAAAGAGCTTGGATCCAACTTGCGTGTTTTAGGCCCGTTGGACCAAGCTCAACTAGCAAGATTCTACAatgttattgacattttcgtAAATCCAACACTACGTGCTCAAGGTTTGGATCATACCTTGTTGGAAGCCATGCTTGTTGGGAAACCGTTGATGGCCACAAAACTTGCCAGCATCACAGGTTCTGTGGTCATTAGCCAAGAAATAGGATACACATTTTCACCCACAGTAGACATGCTGAAGAAAGCTCTGTACGACGTTTGGAAGGATGGAAGAGTTACTCTCCAGAAGAAAGGTCAGTTAGCCAGGGAAAGGGCCTTGAAATTGTTTACTGCCACCAAAATGGCTGCAGCTTACGagagattatttttgtgtattgCTGAGAACACAAAGGTTAGAAATGGTCACTGCACTTACACAAATAACTAG